A window of Oryza glaberrima chromosome 2, OglaRS2, whole genome shotgun sequence genomic DNA:
AGTGTAGCAGCTAGCATATATATATCCTCACCTTTGCCTCCGCTAAAATAATGAAAGACTCGATTGCTTAACCAGGCAGAGAGTGCTCGTGGGGCAAAAAGAAGATCAGAACAAAGGATGATCTGTCACCAAAGGCCCTAGTGTATACTACTGTTCGCGTTTGATCGGGCTTTGAGACTGACCAGCAGCTGTATCCCAATCTAGCCAGATTGCCACTAAATAATAGAGAGTGATGCAAAGCTACTAGCACGGTCCGCGATCGCTGCTCCTTTTCGCCTTTTGGATATCATTATGGAGTAAAATACAACGTAAGGAAGCACCCAAGGAAGCAGGGAAGCATAGTAGCATCAGTGATGAGCACGTAGCTTAGCTAGCTGTTTTAGCTTATTAGCTTAGCTTGGGGGAAGGCGATGCGGAGAGAGCAACCGGTAGGACAAAGGAGTACAACTGTAGGTTCAGTGCACGGCGAAGCGTCCACCCGAGTGACAGGGGAGCAAGGCCCGAAAAGGCGACCAGAAAGGCGGAggaaaaggagagggaggaggatccCGGGCGGGGACGGAAAGCGAAAGCGACGGGACGGCACACGCATACTACATGTAGCGGGGGTGTAAGATTAACAGTATCGGGACGGCCGACCAGGTGCAACAGCCCCAGCAGCAACCAACAACACGGCTATCAAGTTGCGGCACAATACCAGAGCTGTTTCATCAGTTTCCCGTCTCAGCTTTTGTGGTTTTCCTCTGGCGCTAATCACATCAGTTTCCTCTGATTCTCTCTCGTCATGCGCGTGCCTTGAACCTGCCCGGTTTAAGAGTTCGGCTAATCCTGCCTGCGCGCGTCGCTGTCTCGGCCTCTCGCCGTCCCGTCGCGTTCCGGGTTTTCGCCTCTCGCCTCGCGCGCGTGCGGTCGCGGTCGCCCTCTGGCGCGCGAGGCGACCGCGACCGGGAGCGCAAGCGCAAGTGGCGCGTGCTCGCGTGGGGCCACGgaacgcgcgcgcggcgccggaTAACGGCAGAGGCGACGCGGAAAAGTCAGAGTCAGCCGTCGCGCTCGCGTTTCATCGACGACGGAAGatgtggaggggggggggggggggggggggggaatagGGAATCAACAGCAAACTAAAAGCGCACGCGCGCGTCATTGGTTGAAACTGGAAAAACCCAACGAGATTACGAGAGAAACTGCCTCACCGGAATGCTACGATAGGCCGTTGCGTGGGGGCCTTGACCGAGCCGGTGGTGTGCGTGGGCGTGGCGTCGTTTCCTCTggtgatgagatgagatggaaAGAGCTTTTCGCTGCAACAGAAAACTGACAGATGGATGGAACCACGCGTCGTTTTGGTTCGCCCATGCTGCGTGCTTTACATATAGCCAGTTGGTCATATATCCTTTGCTCATCTCATGGCAAAAGCTACACGTGCACTATTGAGGAATAATGGAAATTGGAAAATCGACTGTGCAAACAGAGCTGCGCACTTTTCAAAGCAAAATTTCTAAAGAGATATTCCATCCAGAATAAGTTAATTTAGTACTAAATCACATCCGGTTTCTAAGACGGAGCAAGTAATCTAGAAATTCTGGCGAGAGCTAGACGTACCCTCTTTGATTATGCTGACGTTTATGTTCACAAACACAACAAGCTATACCTATTTTAACGCTTGGTGGAACAGTTCTTTTACTAGTACAAGTCGGCATGGATTTCTTCCTATGAGTCAATTACgtgaaccgggactacgaatcgcCCTCTTGCATGTACGGTCGGCATTGAACTTGACTCCTGAAAAACTACGCGCGTCAATTTTCCTGATAGGTTCGATACAGGTTTCCAATATATCGACGGATAAGGTCTCTTTAAACGGTTTTAACCAGTTTGTTGTTATATATAGTCGGCCACTCGGACAGCAGCTTGTCTTGGCCGTGGAAAACCAAGTCAACTACCGCGACCTTCCTCATGCAAATGCGTATGTATGACTTGGATGAGAGGATCAGGAGAGGCCGAGACTGATTGGACTGAGACCGAGCCAAGTACGCAACGAGACAAGCAAGCAGCTTAGCTATCgccatatatgcatgtatagtCGGCATTGCCCCTGCCCGGTCGGTAGGGACGACAAAATCATGGTTCGCCTATGACAACGCGAGGACGTACGGTACGGTGTAGATTGACCTCGTTCGTTCGCTCGCTAGTCCAGAGCTAGCGGTCCAGGGGGCCACTACCTGTCACCAATCGGTGCTCGTATGAATAGCCGAGCAGTATCTCGACCGTTATACAAGCAGCAGCACATGGATGGTCGATCAATCTGCAGGTGGCAGGCGAGGCGTACCGATCGACCGTACACGCACTTGCCTGGTCAGGTGCATGATCGAGAATTCGAGATACGCAACGCACGGTTGGGTCGATTGATACGCAGAATCCGCGGGTGATGATCGATTGGCGATAGGATCAGCGTCTGGAATTCGTGTGAATCATGCACGGTGGGCCGCGCGAGTTGCGTGCCCTGATTGGGGCGTGTAGGGTAGCGCGTGCATGCGCGCGTACATGCGAGGATGGGAGCGAGATATATATCCAGATATGTGTGGCGGAGCCGATCGGTGTGCGGGACCCCCCCGTGCCGGGTGCCCTGGGTACCTGCCCGCTGGCGACGCGAGGGACCAGGCAACCACTCGCGCGCGTCGCATCCGCATGCGCCCCAATCAACCAGActctccttctctccttctTCTGTTTGCTCGCGCGTCGTAGGACCCGGCTAGGCAGTACGTACGCCTCTCAGCCTCTGGCTGAATGGCTGGCTAAGATCAGCCACTTCTAGCGTGATCGAATGCGCGATCCATCTCCCCTGCCTCGCGCCTCGTCGTGTTGCTGCGTACGATGTGTGCCACAGTGCGGCCAGACTAGATACCGGACAGAGAATTTGAGGTCCTGTGGCTAAGCTGTGCGTGTCAGGGGAGGGAGTCCGTACGCGTGCATGCACGGTTCTGCACGGAACGGAACGTCACGCGAGGGAGCGGCTATTTTTGTAGTTGGACCAACCTGTTCTTTGTTGCGTACGTACCTCATGCATACACATGCATGCAGCCATGCATGCTGCGGCAGTTTCACAATGTCAATATGTTTGTACTGTACGGTGTATCTAGCTCGACCGGTTAGCTGATGATCTGATAATCCGGAAcgtatagcaaaaaaaaaaaaatcccaaaaaaatacATTAGATTGGGTACGGCGAGGAAACAGGATAGATGCCTATGTGATAAAAAGCGAAGGATATCCTTCCAATATTGAGCCAGCAAACAACGAACAGTCGGGACAAAAGTTACATGGATGATATGTGCCATACTTTCTGCAATTTATCTATGCAGAAAATAAGATTGTGAGCGTACGTACATAGTGCGATGTGCCGATGTAGACATGAATGGAAGTCGCTGTAGTGCTTGTACACACCCAACTAAAGTTTAGCCAAACAAAGATTCTAGATATCCAGGAGACCTTTCGATCGTCTTATGCAGACAAATAATGCAACGGCACTAACTGACACTCATAACGACCTGCTTCTTCCAACATCAACATGTACCTTTCCATGGTATATTTTGATATTGTCTACATAGACCTGTACGAAGACCTGGTCCCAGCAGAGACCGGGTGTAAATGAGGTGACGGGGGTAAAATTCAGGGGACTAGCTAAAAAAACTGTCGAGTGTTTTTTAggggaaaactttcaaatttaactatagtatataatttcactagaactatactataataataataacttatatatatgtattaaaataatatatgcaactttatatgtaatttatatagagaaaacaatatagttatagtgtagttacactatagttacaatataattatagtgtaactataatataactggTATGTAACTGGAATGTAACTTAGATATAACTTGAACAAATCTACCATAAACATGCAATGATGAGACTAGCTTATGAAAAGAGGGTTTAGATCTAATAGCAAAATATCTCAGTACAAATCTTAAAGCGGAATCGACGGCTAAAAAATTTGACAGTTTTCACTCAAGAAAACTGTCGACAGTCCTCTAGCAATTCCGAAATTCAGAGTCTAGTGCCGACTTACAGGGGCGTGTGGGCGAGTTTTAAATTGAAACAAATAAGAGTACAATGTACTGCAGGAACTAACCGGCCTCTTGTCACAAGTGCAACAAATGGGTCGCCGTTTAAAGTTACTTAGAACAATGCTACTTACACTATGCTGGGCTCTCGAGGGAGGTTgggctgaaaaaaaaatccctctgTCATGAACGCTTTTACCAAACTACTAAATTTCGTGCATAAGTTtatgtataattttatttaaaagaatCAAGTAAATCTATTTTGACACCTATAATAGTTAGTATTCAATTCATTATTTACTAATcacttactccatccgtcccattttaagtgcaaccatgagtttccgtgtccaactttgatcgtccgttttatttgaattttttttataattaatatttttgttgttatgagatgataaaacatgaataatattttatgcgtgacttatgttttaaatttttttaaaaaaatttaaataagacggacgatctaAGTATTATTGGTATGCTATATCAATATAAAACAACACACTATTATTgttcgttaaaaaaatattgtcgATATCAACAACTACTCAACACGTCAAATATAGTGAGAGTAACTGACAAATATCGGTTTAGTGTCAACCGATATTAGATCTTTAGATCTTATATACCCATAAGTATGCATCGTCCCATTTCAACCaggagatttgctccggtccaaaaAAAGGTATGTCAAAGTATCGATATCTCACGGTACCAATAAATCATTTTAAATTGTTGAATCTAACAATGCTTATCCTGTCTAGCTAATCCAACGATCGAAAACGATTTGGTActgtgaggtaccggtacctcaaaATACTTTTGCTGGATCAGAACAAATATCTTCAAACTGACACATAGTTCCTCAATCGTTTCCTTGCCGAATGCCGAGTAGTACCTGCGTAGCCTTCCAGGCTCAACCAAACCTTTACGTATTCATTCAAGCATGCGCTCGCTGTTGGAAGACACGTACGGCGATCTCAAATACTAGTATTTCCTGACCAGCACGACTATCTCAAATACTAGTATTCCACCGGCCAGCTAGCGTCGGGTGGCCGCTGCGCGCCCGCCTGACGGCCACGTCGCGGGCGCCGACTCGTCCACCAGCATCACcagccttagagcaagtttagtaGTACAACCCACTGCTTAATATAAACCAATATTAAAGCTAACATTTATAATAGGTTAGCTATAATGttagctttatttttttcatcagctATAAGTTTAGCTTTATtttttcatcctctctctttatctctctataaatttaatgcatatttcttgTAGCTTGTGTggagctagctcttgcatgagagccaacactcccAACTTatctttatctctctcttccacataagtatatagcttgcttatagcttaccattatccttgctcttatcgATCAGTGCGTCCCCgggccccctccgccgccggagtgACATTGTCGCTGCCACGCCTGCCGGCTCGTGTTTGATTGATCGGGCTATTTTATTGCTCGCCCAGCTGGACACGCTCGACATCGCACGCAAAACGCCTGGCCTATTGCACGCGCGCGCACACTACGCTTCGACTCCATCATATCCCGTCGGTGGACGATCGATCTGTGTGTTACCCAAGTTATTAGCAGCGAGCAAATCGTCCGTGCTGATCGAAACGTGTCAAAACGGGGAAGGCTAACTGTACTACGCAGTCGCATGTGGGCTCGCGGGGCGGCTCGACCGCGCGCGGAGCGGCGCCGCACGGCACGGAACGGAAGAGATCGATCGGTCAAGGAGCGGTAGAGCTGCGACCGGGCACGCGGATATGCACATATGAACATCCGCGCAATCATTGAAGACACGTATGTCCTGCGGCCGCCGTAACGTGGCCCGCGTCGATCCGGCGCCACAATTTAACGACGCCTCCGCGACCTCCGGCCCCCGATATTTCCTTTAGCTAGAGCCCGCTTTGCTGGGTGCCGTGGGCTAGCTCACTGCGACCACAGACGCGCGCGCCTCCCGGCCCGGGACCGCTTCCGCGCTACGTCTACTACGACGACGTACTATCGTGCATCCCCTATCAGATCAGATGCGTGGTTCCACCTCTCGTCGAGCAGGACAAACACCGAAGCGCGCCGCACCGTCTCATCAGGAGGTGATCGAAACGCGCACAGGTGTCCCGCGACCGCACGAAGCGGCCAGGAGCCATTGATGATCCCACGGCGGTTGTCGTGGCGTAAGGACGGCGCCGAGACGACCggtcgcgcgcgcgccgcggcggttGATTGGCTCTGGGCGGCTATGATGAGGCTATTTGACTATCAACGGCTCTCGTCCGCGCCCTGCACACCGCAGGCAAGAGCCCGGACAAAGCACGCATTTTGGCGCCCTTGAGGCCTTGACTCCAAAGTTAGATCGCAAAGCCGCCCCGCGCTCGCATGTGATTCGTgaccgccgcgcccgcgcgcgcgccgcggtggGGTGCTACGTGCAAGCTCCCTGCCCGCGTGCCCTGGACGGCGCCGTGCCAGCACCGTGCGGCTCTCTCGCACGTAGTTCCGCCCATCAACCTGCAAACCTTGCAGGCTTTCTAGCGGCATCCGCCGCCGTGCATATCCTGAGACGAAATGGCACGAGCAATGGCACGGCATGTATGTGCAACTAGGATACCACCACGGACAGTTTGGTCCCCCAAGAATCTATCCGAATCGCACACTCATGCTGTGCTTCAGCCACTTCCCGATCCAAATTGGGCTCCTGCCCCCGTGGGACCTGACCACCGGGTCTCATATTCCTCATAGATAAACTTGTTTAGATACAAAGATGGACTGGTAGCTACCACACTACAGGACGGAACAGAACGCATAATGCATAAAGGGTAGCCCCCCATGCATGTACGTAATTGTCTTTTGCCTGCGAGAAAATATCCTGTCAAATCGCACTATAACATTTTAATATTGTGCATTGCATATTCGTTTCACAGAATGCTACTACTACTGCTCAAAGGCCAAGTTTCATTTGTTCTCTTACGTGAAGCATGAGTTTGTACACACATACATGTAGCCTGTTGGTAGCTTGGGCCGGTACACTGATAATGCCGTCATAATTGAACGAGAACAAGCGATCAATATCCTCCCCTGCCGGCAGCATGGCGCGTTGCAAACGTCTAGAAGGCAATGGCCTCATCTGCGATGACCGATGAAGAAATAGGTTGAGTATACGTTCATAACGCAGCTCATTCGAAAGTTGTGTGAGATTCAGATTCAGCATCACAACTGTTAGACTATATTACGAAATGCCTGCCACTCCTTTTACATTATATTGTATAATATAGAGCCTCTTTTACCTTTGCTCATAGCGATGAGGATACGTTGGATTAAGAATGAACGCAAATGATGGTTCCGTGCCACTTGCCCTTTTGCTTGCATGGAGTCAGGAAGAGATTAGGAACAAGAGGGTATTTTCAATGGTCCACGTGTCCAGAAACCATGGCAGATATTTTGTTACTAATAGTTTCCACAGTAGACTATTACTACACCTCCTCAGCGTCCTTCCCTAGTACacatatactagtagtattcaGTTTCGAGTTGAAAGATTTTTTGACGGGATGAGTTGAACGACTGAATTTGGATTTGATGAATAAGAGATGAATTGAACCACACCCTCACAGCTGTCCCATCACATGCAAAGGTCAACCTGTAGATCTGAATGCACATGCCTTTGAATTTCTGATTAAGATGTTAACCTACTACTAGAACCGCTACCATCCGATCTTTTTTTGCCCGaatcaaaaaaaagagaaaagagaaaaaaatatgcttttatttttctcagaagaaaaacagaggGGTAGAGCTGCATGCGCACGACCATTTCGCGACGGACTAACGGTTTGTTCAACACCTGTCATTCCCATCATGAGCAGGTTAAGCATTTCGGCATGCATTCCTACTTTGCAACCTGCTTTAGCTAGCCGCGGTCAGTGATACCGGCAAAAAATTCCCAAGTGATGTTTACTTTGAAAAAATAGATTATTCACGCATCAATAAATCATAAAATGAGCATCTTACGATGGACGCAGGAACAATCGGTAGATGTGTTTAccgacaaaaaggaaaaaaaataacaccgCCGCACCGGGCACCAAGTAATTAAGCAGAACAGTGTTCAGGCCAGTATGATGGCTGGTTGGGGATGATCAGAGGAAGCGGCCAAAGGAGAGCAGCATTataggagcaggagcagcagcagcagcagctgctgccggGGCAGTACGTAGTACGTACGAGAGCGCGTACAGTAGCTGATGGTGTGGAAACAGGGCGGAAAGGGAGAGGTGAGCTGGAGAAAGGGATGATTCCCTCGCGCGCTGGCCAGAAGAGGATAGGCCCATTTAGCTATCACTGTATTGGTTAACCGGTTTAACCGATCAGTTGATTAATCCGGCTCTCTCGCCCGCACGCCTTTTTCCCTTTATTTCCGTATTGATAGCGCAATTATTCGGCAGCGTCTATCTGTCTCTCTCGCGCGCGGAGGCACACAGCTCGGCTATTCTAGCGCGTAGTGGTggtgctactagtagtagtagtagatttTTGGGCAGCGAGCGGCCGCAGAAAAGGAGAGCGAAACGGAGGAGAAACCGGGAAACTCAGCTCGCGGCCAATCTATAAATAGCTGCCACCCCTCTCGCCTTTCCCTCCACACCCCCCCAACAACACCACCGCCCAtttcccttcctcttcctcttcttcttccttctcctcctacTCCTCTGCGATTGACAAAGATAAGTGAAGTGAGCAAGCGCCAATGGGTGCTTTTCTTCTGTTCGTGTGCGTGCTCGCGCCTTTCTTGCTTTTCTGCGccgtccgcggccgccgccggcaggcGGGCTCGTCGgaagcggcggcgtgcggcctgccgctgccgccggggtCGATGGGGTGGCCGTACGTCGGGGAGACGTTCCAGCTGTACTCGTCCAAGAACCCCAACGTGTTCTTCAACAAGAAGCGGAACAAGTACGGCCCCATCTTCAAGACGCACATCCTGGGATGCCCCTGCGTGATGGTGTCCAGCCCGGAGGCGGCGCGGTTCGTGCTGGTGACGCAGGCGCACCTCTTCAAGCCCACCTTCCCGGCGAGCAAGGAGCGGATGCTGGGTCCCCAGGCCATCTTCTTCCAGCAGGGCGACTACCACGCCCACCTCCGCCGCATCGTCTCCCGCGCCTTCTCCCCCGAGTCCATCCGCGCCTCCGTCCCCGCCATCGAGGCCATCGCGCTCCGCTCCCTCCACTCCTGGGACGGCCAGTTCGTCAACACCTTCCAAGAAATGAAGACTGTGAGTTCTTACTACCTAACTCCTCTTCCCACTCTGCTTTGCTCTGCTCTACTCTGCTTTGCTGATCGATCCGATGTGTTTGTTGTTTGGTGGCATATACAACAGTACGCGCTGAATGTGGCATTGCTGTCCATcttcggggaggaggagatgcgcTACATCGAGGAGCTGAAGCAGTGCTACCTGACGCTGGAGAAGGGGTACAACTCGATGCCGGTGAACCTGCCGGGCACCCTGTTCCACAAGGCCATGAAGGCCCGGAAGCGGCTGGGCGCCATTGTGGCCCACATCATCTCGGCCAGGCGCGAGCGGCAGCGCGGGAGCGACCTGCTGGGGTCGTTCGTGGACGGCCGCGAGGCCCTCACCGACGCCCAGATCGCTGACAACGTCATCGGCGTCATCTTCGCCGCCCGCGACACCACCGCCAGCGTCCTCACCTGGATGGTCAAGTTCCTCGGCGACCACCCCGCCGTCCTCAAGGCCGTCACCGTAAGTTCGCCTCCTCATATTTCATAGTATATCAAAGTCCTTGATGGTGAGGCTGACCGCGGGCACCATGGATGGAACAGGAAGAGCAGCTGCAGATTGCCAAGGAGAAAGAGGAGTCGGGCGAGCCGCTGTCATGGGCGGACACGCGGCGGATGAAGATGACGAGCCGGGTCATCCAGGAGACGATGAGGGTGGCGTCCATCCTCTCCTTCACCTTCAGGGAGGCCGTGGAGGACGTGGAATACCAAGGTGAGCAGCAGAGCAGAGCTGTCCGGTGGCAGCCTGTCCGTCCCTTTCGAGACAGCCTCGCGCTTCCCTTCCGCTGCGAGTGAACTGGACCGAATGGGGCAGACTGGTTCCTTAACCGAAATAGACTAACTCGATCAAGTCGTCCCAGAATCTAACCTCGTTCGATCGTCTGCTCTGTGCAGGGTACCTGATCCCCAAGGGCTGGAAAGTGCTACCTCTGTTCCGCAACATCCACCACAACCCCGACCACTTCCCCTGCCCGGAAAAGTTCGACCCGTCCCGGTTCGAGGTCAGCATCACGAACCCACTCTTCCGTGTTTTTGTTCCCTTCCCTCCCTTTCCTTTCCCGGTGCGGCCGACTTCCTAGCCAAGTCGGTCCGCGGTTTGCGAGCAGTGGCCGGTATGGGTTTTCCTGACCCCGTCTCTGTTGCAGGTGGCGCCTAAGCCCAACACGTTCATGCCGTTCGGGAACGGGACCCACTCGTGCCCGGGCAACGAGCTTGCCAAGCTGGAGATGCTCGTGCTCTTCCACCACCTCGCCACCAAGTACAGGTGGTCCACGTCCAAGTCCGAGAGCGGCGTCCAGTTCGGGCCCTTCGCGCTGCCGCTCAACGGCCTCCCCATGAGCTTCACCCGCAAGAACACCGAGCAGGAGTGAAAACCGAACAGGGagacaaaaagaagaagaaaaacactAGCATCAGCTAAGCTGGGGGAAAGCTGGCAAAACCAACATCAacggcgggcagcggcgccaCGCAGCGCGCGCGAGTCCATTTTCGCGGCGGTCACCGTCCGGGGGGACACCTGTTGGCGCCGCAGTGGGAGCGGGAGACCGAACGGTGGATTCCGTATTAGCA
This region includes:
- the LOC127764476 gene encoding abscisic acid 8'-hydroxylase 1 codes for the protein MGAFLLFVCVLAPFLLFCAVRGRRRQAGSSEAAACGLPLPPGSMGWPYVGETFQLYSSKNPNVFFNKKRNKYGPIFKTHILGCPCVMVSSPEAARFVLVTQAHLFKPTFPASKERMLGPQAIFFQQGDYHAHLRRIVSRAFSPESIRASVPAIEAIALRSLHSWDGQFVNTFQEMKTYALNVALLSIFGEEEMRYIEELKQCYLTLEKGYNSMPVNLPGTLFHKAMKARKRLGAIVAHIISARRERQRGSDLLGSFVDGREALTDAQIADNVIGVIFAARDTTASVLTWMVKFLGDHPAVLKAVTEEQLQIAKEKEESGEPLSWADTRRMKMTSRVIQETMRVASILSFTFREAVEDVEYQGYLIPKGWKVLPLFRNIHHNPDHFPCPEKFDPSRFEVAPKPNTFMPFGNGTHSCPGNELAKLEMLVLFHHLATKYRWSTSKSESGVQFGPFALPLNGLPMSFTRKNTEQE